One Cystobacter fuscus DSM 2262 DNA segment encodes these proteins:
- a CDS encoding tRNA threonylcarbamoyladenosine dehydratase, protein MEPQPPAPESLPAPTAPPAANEPKPFKLHRRFDRTGRLLGDPAMERLSQARVVVFGLGGVGSYAAEGIVRSGVGQLTLVDFDTVCVTNSNRQLHATVRTVGKPKAELMAQRCKEINPDADVRPLREFYRDELADQLLAPGSYDYVVDAIDNVKAKLHLLHRCVSLGIPVVSSMGAAGRLDPTAIRVEDLCETHMDPFAKDIRKLLKRKYGVNTDRPTGITAVYSIETRRQPLSLRYDADDGFSCVCPNDNDFHTCERRTQIDGSVAFVTSVFGMNAAGVVVRRLSVGR, encoded by the coding sequence ATGGAACCGCAGCCCCCCGCCCCCGAGTCCCTTCCCGCTCCCACCGCGCCGCCCGCGGCGAATGAGCCCAAGCCCTTCAAGCTGCACCGGCGCTTCGATCGCACCGGCCGCCTGCTGGGGGACCCGGCCATGGAGCGCCTGTCCCAGGCGCGCGTGGTGGTGTTCGGACTGGGCGGCGTGGGCAGCTACGCCGCCGAGGGCATCGTGCGCAGCGGCGTGGGTCAGCTCACCCTCGTCGACTTCGACACCGTGTGCGTCACCAACTCCAACCGGCAACTGCACGCCACCGTGCGGACGGTGGGCAAGCCCAAGGCGGAGCTGATGGCCCAGCGCTGCAAGGAGATCAACCCCGACGCCGACGTGCGGCCCCTGCGCGAGTTCTACCGGGACGAGCTGGCCGATCAGCTCCTCGCCCCGGGCAGCTACGACTACGTGGTGGACGCCATCGACAACGTGAAGGCCAAGCTGCACCTGCTCCACCGCTGCGTGAGCCTGGGCATCCCCGTGGTCAGCTCCATGGGCGCCGCGGGCCGCCTGGATCCCACCGCCATCCGCGTGGAGGACCTGTGCGAGACGCACATGGATCCCTTCGCCAAGGACATCCGCAAGCTGCTCAAGCGCAAGTACGGCGTGAACACGGACCGGCCCACGGGCATCACCGCCGTCTACTCCATCGAGACGCGGCGCCAGCCGCTGTCCCTGCGCTACGACGCGGACGACGGCTTTTCCTGCGTGTGCCCCAACGACAATGACTTCCACACCTGCGAGCGCCGCACGCAGATCGACGGCAGCGTGGCCTTCGTCACCTCCGTGTTCGGCATGAACGCGGCGGGCGTGGTCGTGCGGCGGCTGTCGGTGGGCCGCTAA
- a CDS encoding TatD family hydrolase, whose amino-acid sequence MIDTHCHLDASRFDQDRSEVLARAWAAGLHGILVPGVGPENWEPLREMSRGEPRLQIGLGIHPQMLPHLPPEEDEVHLERLDALLGLGGAIAVGECGLDGPSAAGAPMERQVAVLRRHLELARKHGLPVLMHCFRAHPALIELLKHEPLPEAGILMHSYGGGVDLARFYIQKGCHFSFAGPVTWAEARKPLDALRVIPPERLMVETDAPDQAPTPHRGQRSEPGYLPRIIEGMARVLGEPVEVLAQRTTENARRFFREAFPTPSL is encoded by the coding sequence ATGATTGACACCCACTGCCATCTCGACGCGTCACGTTTCGATCAGGACCGGAGCGAAGTCCTCGCCCGGGCCTGGGCCGCCGGCCTGCACGGCATCCTCGTGCCCGGAGTGGGCCCGGAGAACTGGGAGCCCCTGCGCGAGATGTCACGCGGCGAACCCCGCCTCCAGATAGGACTCGGCATCCATCCGCAGATGCTCCCGCACCTGCCCCCCGAGGAGGACGAGGTCCACCTGGAGCGCCTGGACGCACTGCTCGGGCTCGGCGGCGCCATCGCCGTGGGCGAGTGCGGGTTGGATGGGCCCTCGGCCGCGGGCGCCCCGATGGAGCGGCAGGTGGCGGTGCTGCGGCGGCACCTGGAGCTCGCGCGCAAGCACGGGCTGCCCGTGTTGATGCACTGCTTTCGCGCCCACCCCGCGCTCATCGAACTGCTCAAGCACGAGCCCCTGCCCGAGGCCGGCATCCTCATGCACAGCTACGGCGGCGGCGTGGACCTGGCGCGCTTCTACATCCAGAAGGGCTGCCACTTCTCGTTCGCGGGCCCGGTCACCTGGGCCGAGGCGCGCAAGCCCCTGGACGCCCTGCGGGTGATTCCCCCCGAGCGGCTCATGGTCGAGACGGATGCCCCGGACCAGGCCCCCACCCCCCACCGGGGGCAGCGCTCGGAGCCGGGCTACCTGCCCCGGATCATCGAGGGCATGGCGCGCGTGCTCGGCGAGCCGGTGGAGGTGCTCGCCCAGCGGACGACCGAGAACGCCCGCCGCTTCTTCCGGGAAGCCTTCCCCACCCCTTCGCTGTAG